In a single window of the Notamacropus eugenii isolate mMacEug1 chromosome 4, mMacEug1.pri_v2, whole genome shotgun sequence genome:
- the SKP2 gene encoding S-phase kinase-associated protein 2 isoform X3 has product MHRKHLQEIPDTNSNVNFTFTWGWDLHKTSDLLSGMGVAVLEKEKVDTENIPQELLLTPAPPPKKQKVKAREKDFVIARRPRQSKENSSGISWDMLPDELLLGIFSYLSLPDLVRISGICKRWHRLSFDESLWQTLDLTGKHLLPGVVGQLLSVGVVAFRCPRSHVDEPLFKNLRPLRVQHMDLSNCLIDEAALQSIVSRCCKLQNLSLEGLRLSDAIVRNLAQNSDLVRLNLSGCSGFSASALGTLLSGCTCLDELNLSWCSDFTAEHIQVAVSSVTESVTQLNLSGYRQNLQRSDVTTLVGRCPNLVHLDLSDSVLLKTDCFQEFHQLTYLQHLSLSRCYEIMPAALLELGDIPSLKTLQVFGIVTENSLPVLKEALPHLKINCSHFTTIARPTVGNKKNPEIWGIRCRLMMPNPNSH; this is encoded by the exons TCGGATCTGCTCTCAGGCATGGGGGTTGcagttctggagaaggaaaaggtggaCACTGAAAACATCCCCCAGGAGCTGCTCCTCACGCCAGCCCCTCCGCCCAAGAAGCAGAAGGTGAAAGCCAGGGAAAAGGACTTTGTAATTGCCCGCAGGCCCAGGCAATCCAAAGAGAATAGTTCAG gaatttctTGGGATATGCTTCCAGATGAATTGCTCCTCGGAATCTTTTCCTATTTATCTCTGCCCGACCTTGTAAGAATCTCTGGGATTTGTAAGAGGTGGCATCGCCTCTC GTTTGATGAGTCACTGTGGCAGACCTTAGACCTAACAGGGAAACATTTACTGCCGGGAGTAGTTGGGCAGTTACTCTCTGTAGGTGTGGTCGCATTtcgttgcccaagatcacatgtgGATGAACCACTGTTTAAAAATCTCAG ACCACTTCGGGTGCAGCACATGGACCTGTCGAACTGCTTAATAGATGAGGCTGCCCTGCAGAGCATTGTGTCTCGCTGCTGCAAACTACAGAACCTGAGCTTGGAAGGACTGAGACTTTCAGATGCCATCGTCAG AAATCTGGCTCAGAATTCAGACTTGGTGCGATTAAACCTCTCTGGGTGTTCTGGATTCTCGGCCTCTGCGTTGGGGACTCTGCTGAGCGGCTGTACTTG CTTAGATGAGCTGAACCTCTCCTGGTGCTCCGATTTCACAGCAGAACACATCCAAGTTGCCGTGAGCTCTGTTACAGAAAGTGTGACGCAATTGAATCTCAGTGGGTACCGACAGAATCTGCAGAGATCAG atGTGACAACATTAGTGGGAAGGTGCCCCAATCTGGTCCACTTAGACTTAAG tGACAGCGTCCTGCTGAAGACTGACTGTTTCCAGGAATTTCATCAGCTCACCTACCTCCAACACCTGTCACTCAGCCGATGCTATGAAATAATGCCGGCAGCCTTACT TGAACTAGGAGATATCCCCTCGCTGAAGACACTACAAGTTTTTGGAATTGTAACAGAAAATTCCCTTCCTGTGCTAAAGGAAGCACTCCCACATCTGAAGATCAACTGTTCTCACTTCACCACCATTGCCAGGCCAACAGTGGGCAACAAAAAGAATCCAGAAATCTGGGGCATCAGGTGCCGCCTAATGATGCCCAATCCAAATAGCCACTGA
- the SKP2 gene encoding S-phase kinase-associated protein 2 isoform X2, whose protein sequence is MRKEGMIRGVVQSSKNLKNLRISLVGREPGGQMSLLSRGSSTIDLSAWYHRSSLKETCIWSQDNPGISWDMLPDELLLGIFSYLSLPDLVRISGICKRWHRLSFDESLWQTLDLTGKHLLPGVVGQLLSVGVVAFRCPRSHVDEPLFKNLRPLRVQHMDLSNCLIDEAALQSIVSRCCKLQNLSLEGLRLSDAIVRNLAQNSDLVRLNLSGCSGFSASALGTLLSGCTCLDELNLSWCSDFTAEHIQVAVSSVTESVTQLNLSGYRQNLQRSDVTTLVGRCPNLVHLDLSDSVLLKTDCFQEFHQLTYLQHLSLSRCYEIMPAALLELGDIPSLKTLQVFGIVTENSLPVLKEALPHLKINCSHFTTIARPTVGNKKNPEIWGIRCRLMMPNPNSH, encoded by the exons ATGAGGAAAGAGGGCATGATAAGGGGGGTAGTACAGTCTTCAAAGAACCTTAAAAATCTTAGAATCTCTCTAGTTGGAAGGGAACCAGGAGGACAAATGAGTCTTCTATCAAGAGGATCCTCAACAATTGATCTTTCAGCCTGGTACCATCGAAGCTCATTGAAAGAGACCTGTATTTGGAGTCAAGACAACCCGG gaatttctTGGGATATGCTTCCAGATGAATTGCTCCTCGGAATCTTTTCCTATTTATCTCTGCCCGACCTTGTAAGAATCTCTGGGATTTGTAAGAGGTGGCATCGCCTCTC GTTTGATGAGTCACTGTGGCAGACCTTAGACCTAACAGGGAAACATTTACTGCCGGGAGTAGTTGGGCAGTTACTCTCTGTAGGTGTGGTCGCATTtcgttgcccaagatcacatgtgGATGAACCACTGTTTAAAAATCTCAG ACCACTTCGGGTGCAGCACATGGACCTGTCGAACTGCTTAATAGATGAGGCTGCCCTGCAGAGCATTGTGTCTCGCTGCTGCAAACTACAGAACCTGAGCTTGGAAGGACTGAGACTTTCAGATGCCATCGTCAG AAATCTGGCTCAGAATTCAGACTTGGTGCGATTAAACCTCTCTGGGTGTTCTGGATTCTCGGCCTCTGCGTTGGGGACTCTGCTGAGCGGCTGTACTTG CTTAGATGAGCTGAACCTCTCCTGGTGCTCCGATTTCACAGCAGAACACATCCAAGTTGCCGTGAGCTCTGTTACAGAAAGTGTGACGCAATTGAATCTCAGTGGGTACCGACAGAATCTGCAGAGATCAG atGTGACAACATTAGTGGGAAGGTGCCCCAATCTGGTCCACTTAGACTTAAG tGACAGCGTCCTGCTGAAGACTGACTGTTTCCAGGAATTTCATCAGCTCACCTACCTCCAACACCTGTCACTCAGCCGATGCTATGAAATAATGCCGGCAGCCTTACT TGAACTAGGAGATATCCCCTCGCTGAAGACACTACAAGTTTTTGGAATTGTAACAGAAAATTCCCTTCCTGTGCTAAAGGAAGCACTCCCACATCTGAAGATCAACTGTTCTCACTTCACCACCATTGCCAGGCCAACAGTGGGCAACAAAAAGAATCCAGAAATCTGGGGCATCAGGTGCCGCCTAATGATGCCCAATCCAAATAGCCACTGA
- the SKP2 gene encoding S-phase kinase-associated protein 2 isoform X1: MESLSISCRKHLQEIPDTNSNVNFTFTWGWDLHKTSDLLSGMGVAVLEKEKVDTENIPQELLLTPAPPPKKQKVKAREKDFVIARRPRQSKENSSGISWDMLPDELLLGIFSYLSLPDLVRISGICKRWHRLSFDESLWQTLDLTGKHLLPGVVGQLLSVGVVAFRCPRSHVDEPLFKNLRPLRVQHMDLSNCLIDEAALQSIVSRCCKLQNLSLEGLRLSDAIVRNLAQNSDLVRLNLSGCSGFSASALGTLLSGCTCLDELNLSWCSDFTAEHIQVAVSSVTESVTQLNLSGYRQNLQRSDVTTLVGRCPNLVHLDLSDSVLLKTDCFQEFHQLTYLQHLSLSRCYEIMPAALLELGDIPSLKTLQVFGIVTENSLPVLKEALPHLKINCSHFTTIARPTVGNKKNPEIWGIRCRLMMPNPNSH, translated from the exons TCGGATCTGCTCTCAGGCATGGGGGTTGcagttctggagaaggaaaaggtggaCACTGAAAACATCCCCCAGGAGCTGCTCCTCACGCCAGCCCCTCCGCCCAAGAAGCAGAAGGTGAAAGCCAGGGAAAAGGACTTTGTAATTGCCCGCAGGCCCAGGCAATCCAAAGAGAATAGTTCAG gaatttctTGGGATATGCTTCCAGATGAATTGCTCCTCGGAATCTTTTCCTATTTATCTCTGCCCGACCTTGTAAGAATCTCTGGGATTTGTAAGAGGTGGCATCGCCTCTC GTTTGATGAGTCACTGTGGCAGACCTTAGACCTAACAGGGAAACATTTACTGCCGGGAGTAGTTGGGCAGTTACTCTCTGTAGGTGTGGTCGCATTtcgttgcccaagatcacatgtgGATGAACCACTGTTTAAAAATCTCAG ACCACTTCGGGTGCAGCACATGGACCTGTCGAACTGCTTAATAGATGAGGCTGCCCTGCAGAGCATTGTGTCTCGCTGCTGCAAACTACAGAACCTGAGCTTGGAAGGACTGAGACTTTCAGATGCCATCGTCAG AAATCTGGCTCAGAATTCAGACTTGGTGCGATTAAACCTCTCTGGGTGTTCTGGATTCTCGGCCTCTGCGTTGGGGACTCTGCTGAGCGGCTGTACTTG CTTAGATGAGCTGAACCTCTCCTGGTGCTCCGATTTCACAGCAGAACACATCCAAGTTGCCGTGAGCTCTGTTACAGAAAGTGTGACGCAATTGAATCTCAGTGGGTACCGACAGAATCTGCAGAGATCAG atGTGACAACATTAGTGGGAAGGTGCCCCAATCTGGTCCACTTAGACTTAAG tGACAGCGTCCTGCTGAAGACTGACTGTTTCCAGGAATTTCATCAGCTCACCTACCTCCAACACCTGTCACTCAGCCGATGCTATGAAATAATGCCGGCAGCCTTACT TGAACTAGGAGATATCCCCTCGCTGAAGACACTACAAGTTTTTGGAATTGTAACAGAAAATTCCCTTCCTGTGCTAAAGGAAGCACTCCCACATCTGAAGATCAACTGTTCTCACTTCACCACCATTGCCAGGCCAACAGTGGGCAACAAAAAGAATCCAGAAATCTGGGGCATCAGGTGCCGCCTAATGATGCCCAATCCAAATAGCCACTGA